The nucleotide sequence CGCCGCCTTCGTGGACGCGGGCGAGTAGGGCGCGCAGGTCGTTGACCTGTTCGAGCATGGCCGCCGAGTTGGCGGCGAACTCCGCCGACCGCGGGTTGATCTGGGGGTGCAGGATGGCCATTGGCTCGCTCCGTTTCGTAGCCCGGATGCAATCCGGGGTGATCTCGATTCCTCCCGGATTGCATCCGGGCTACGGGTCTTTGGCTCCCCTCTCCCGCTTGCGGGAGAGGGGCCGGGGGGGAGGGTGGCGCTGGCGGCCTTGCCCCTCTCCCTAACCCTCTCCCTGCTCCTGTTTATGAAGCGAGGGGAGAGGGGGCTTGTCCGCGCTGGGCGATGGATTACCTGGTTTCGTTAAACAGCTCGCGCCCAATCAACATGCGGCGGATTTCGCTGGTGCCGGCGCCGATCTCGTAGAGCTTGGCGTCGCGCAGCAGGCGGCCGGTGGGGAAGTCGTTGATGTAGCCGTTGCCGCCGAGGATCTGGATGGCATCCAGGGCCATCTGCGTGGCGCGTTCGGCGGTGTAGAGGATCACCCCGGCAGCGTCCTTGCGGGTGGTCTCGCCACGGTCGCAGGCGTTGGCCACCGCGTACAGGTAGGCGCGGCTGGCGTTGAGCTGGGTGTACATGTCGGCGACCTTGCCCTGGATCAGCTGGAACTCGCCGATGCTCTGGCCGAACTGCTTGCGGTCGTGGATGTAGGGCAGCACCACGTCCATGCACGCCTGCATGATCCCGGTCGGGCCGCCAGAGAGCACCACACGCTCGTAGTCGAGGCCGCTCATCAGCACCTTCACGCCGCCGTTGAGTGCGCCAAGAATGTTCTCTTCCGGCACTTCCACATCCTGGAACACCAGCTCGCAGGTGTTCGAGCCGCGCATGCCGAGCTTGTCCAGCTTCGGGCTGCGGGAGAAACCCTTCCAGTCGCGCTCGACGATGAAGGCGGTGATGCCGCCCGAGGCCTTGCTCGCGTCGGTGCGGGCGTAGATCACGTAGGTGTGGGCGTCCGGGCCGTTGGTGATCCACATCTTGCTGCCGTTGAGCACATAGCGGTCGCCCTGCTTGTCGGCGCGCAGTTTCATCGAGACCACGTCGGAGCCGGCGTTCGGCTCGCTCATGGCCAGGGCGCCGACATGCTCGCCGGAAACCAGCTTGGGCAGGTACTTGGCCTTCTGTTCGGCGGTGCCGTTGCGCTTGATCTGGTTGACGCACAGGTTGGAGTGCGCGCCGTAGGAGAGGGCGACCGAGGCCGAGGCGCGGCTGATCTCTTCCATGGCGACGACGTGGGCCACATAACCCAGGCCGGATCCGCCGTATTCCTCCTCGACGGTGATGCCGAGCAGGCCCATGTCGCCGAACTTCTTCCACATGTCCATGGGGAACTGGTTGCTGCTGTCGATCTCGGCGGCGCGCGGCGCCAGTTCGGCGGCGACGAAGCCCTGCACCTGCTCGCGCAGCATGTTGATGGTTTCACCGAGGGCGAAGTTGAGGTTCGGGTAGTTCATGGAATCACCTGTTGTCGTTGTGTGGTGCGCGTCGCGGGGAATCGGATTAGTCGATGGTTTCGGCCATGGCGGCCAGGCAGCGTTCTTCGGCGGTATCCAGCTCCAGCTGCATCTGCTCGATGTCGAGGACCTGCTGGGCGAGTTGTGCGCGGCGTTCGGTGATCTTCGCCATGAAGGTCTCCAGCTGCTTGCGGTTGCCGCTGCTCGGGTCGTAGAGGTCGATCAGCTCCTTGCACTCGGCCAGCGAGAAGCCGATGCGCTTGCCGCGCAGGATCAGTTTCAGGGCGACCAGATCCTTGGGACTGTAGACGCGTTCCTGGCCACGCCGCTCGGGGCTGAGCATGCCGTGCTCTTCGTAGAAACGAATGGCGCGGGGGGTGACGTCCAGTTCGCGGGCCAGATCGGAGATGGAGTAGGTGGTCGGCATGACGGGGCTCGAATTCGTTTACCTTTACGTTAACGTAAGCATGAGTCGAAGAACTGTCAATCCTGAGTGCGAGGGTGCGGAACGGGGGAGGAGGAGCGGCGGGCGAGGCGGTGCGGAGGGGCAGAACGGACGTTGCCCGGCGCAGGGCCGGGCAACGCTATTGCGGGGCGCTTAGGCGCTGGAGGGATGGGCGGCTTCAGCCGAGGTGCTGCGCGGCGACTTCGGCGCGGCGTGGTCGTGGCCGTAGCCATGGTCGTCATGGCTAAGCACCGGTACTTCGTTGCCGTCGGCGTCGAAGAGCTTGCCGTCCTGGAAGTAGTCGCCTTCGTTCAGTGCAGCGATGTCCTGAACCCTCAAGGTGCGCTCGCTGGCAGCGACGAACACCGACTGCTGGTCGGAGTTGCCGGCCTTGAAGTGGTTGAACAGCAGGTTCAGGGCGATGGCCATGATCGCCGCCGAGCTGATGCCCGAGTGGAAGATGGTCTCGAACCAGGCCGGGAAGTGGTGGTAGAAGGTCGGCGCGGCGATCGGGATCATGCCGAAGCCGATCGAGGTGGCGACGATGATCAGGTTCATGTTGTTGCGGTAGTCGACCTGCGCCAGGGTGCGGATGCCACTCGCCGCCACGGTGCCGAACAGCACCACGCCGGCGCCGCCGAGCACCGCGGTGGGTACCGCGGCAATCAGTCGGCCCATCACCGGCAGCAGGCCGAGAGTCACCAGGATCAACCCGGCGTAGGCCACCACGTAGCGGCTCTTGATACCGGTGACGGCG is from Pseudomonas sp. LS44 and encodes:
- a CDS encoding MerR family DNA-binding transcriptional regulator, yielding MPTTYSISDLARELDVTPRAIRFYEEHGMLSPERRGQERVYSPKDLVALKLILRGKRIGFSLAECKELIDLYDPSSGNRKQLETFMAKITERRAQLAQQVLDIEQMQLELDTAEERCLAAMAETID
- a CDS encoding isovaleryl-CoA dehydrogenase, whose amino-acid sequence is MNYPNLNFALGETINMLREQVQGFVAAELAPRAAEIDSSNQFPMDMWKKFGDMGLLGITVEEEYGGSGLGYVAHVVAMEEISRASASVALSYGAHSNLCVNQIKRNGTAEQKAKYLPKLVSGEHVGALAMSEPNAGSDVVSMKLRADKQGDRYVLNGSKMWITNGPDAHTYVIYARTDASKASGGITAFIVERDWKGFSRSPKLDKLGMRGSNTCELVFQDVEVPEENILGALNGGVKVLMSGLDYERVVLSGGPTGIMQACMDVVLPYIHDRKQFGQSIGEFQLIQGKVADMYTQLNASRAYLYAVANACDRGETTRKDAAGVILYTAERATQMALDAIQILGGNGYINDFPTGRLLRDAKLYEIGAGTSEIRRMLIGRELFNETR